The Planctomycetota bacterium nucleotide sequence TCACTTTGTTCGAAGTGAACACGCCGCGCAAGAGGATGTCGAAGGCGCTGTGGTTCACGATGCTCTTGTATCCAGGCCACGGGCGAGGGAAGAGATCGTCGGATGTCAGACGTCGAAGTACTTCGCCTGCGGGTGGTGGACGACCAGAGCGTCGGTCGACTGCTCGGGGTCGAGCATGAACTCTTCCGTCAGGTGAACGTCGATCACGTCGGGCTGGAGCAGCTCCAAGACCTTGGTTCGGTCTTCCAGGTTCGGGCACGCCGGGTAGCCGAAGCTGTAGCGGCTGCCGCGGTACTTCTGTTGGAAGAGCTTGCGTGTCTCGGTGGCGTCATCGCTGGCGAAGCCGAGTTCGCTGCGCATCCGCTTGTGCCACATCTCCGCCAGTGCCTCCGCACACTCGACGCCGAAGCCGTGGAGGTACAGGTACTCCTGATACTTGTCGGCCGCGCGTTCCTTCTCGGCGACGTCGCTGATCGGCTGGCCCATCGTGACGAGCTGAAGGCCCAGCACGTCGAACTCCTTGCTTTCGACGCTGCGGAAGAAGTCGCTAATGCACAGGTTGCGTCGGCCGTCCTGGCGGGGCAGCGTGAAGCGACAGATTTCGCGGGCCGACGGCAGCGGTGCGTCGGGCTTGACCTTGCCCTCGTCGCGGTGGGCGGCGTCGTACTCGGCGAAGTCCTTGGGGTCGTAGACGATCAGGTCGTCGCCGTCGCTCTGCACGGGGAAGTAGCCGTAGGTCACCTTCGGATCGAGCAATCCGCCGGACAGAGCTTGCTGCTTGAGACGCTCGAAGGTCGGCCGCGCTGCGTCGGCGAGCGAAGCCGCAAACGCCTCGTTGGACATCCCCTTCTTCTTAAAGCCCCACTGCCCATTGAACAGCGCGATTTCATTGATGTAGCCGAAGATGTTCGTCAGCGGCACGTCCGTCACCACGCGGCTGCCCCAGAACGGCGGGTGCGGCACCGGGTTGTCCTTGGCGATCTCGGGAATGTCGGCGGCAGCGGAGCTCTTGGGTTTGACGGCACCGGCCTTGAGCTCGCGACGCTTCTTGGCGCTGTCCGCCTGCTCATCGACGATGACGCTCACGTTCCCCTCGCCCACGTAGTCCATCACGCGAAGGCCGGCGAAGGCGTCCTTGCAGTAGAGGACCGGGCCTTCGTACAGCGCCGTCAGGTCTTCCTCGACATATTCGCGCGTCAAAGCCGCCCCGCCAAGCAGGACGGGCGGCGCGACCTTGCGGTCGTTCATCTCGGCGAGGTTGTCCTTCATGGCGGCCACGCTCTTGACGAGCAGGCCGCTCATGCCGATCGCGTCGGCCTTGTGCTCGTGGTAGGCATCGAGGATCTCGTTGATCGTCTTCTTGATGCCAATGTTGTGGACGGTGTAGCCGTTGTTGGTGAGCAGGATGTCGACGAGGTTCTTGCCGATGTCGTGGACGTCGCCCTTGACGGTCGCTAGGACGAGCACGCCCTTGGACGACTCGCCGTCGACCTTGTCCATGTGCGGCTCCAGGTGCGCGACGGCTGCCTTCATGGTCTCGGCACTCTGAAGCACGAACGGCAGCTGCATCTCACCCCGGCCGAAGAGGTCGCCGACGACCTTCATGCCCTTGAGCAGGATGTCGTTGATGATAGCCAGCGGCTTGATGTCGTTGCCCATCGCCTCGTCGAGGCGGTCGGTCAGATTCCGCTTTTCGCCGTCGATGATGTGCTTCTCGAGCTTCTGTTCGAGCGTGAGATTCTCGTCCTCGATCTCATCGCCTTGCGCCGCCTCGCCGTCCGGAAAGAGTTCGACGAAGGCGGTAAGTGGATCGAAGTCTTCTGTGCGTCGGTCGTAGATCAGGTCGAGGGCGGCGTCCCAACGCTCGTCGTCGATCTTGGTCTTGGGCAGGATCTTCGACGCGTGCACGATCGCGCTGGTGAGTCCGGCATCGCGGAGCTCGCTGAGGAAGACGCTGTTGAGCACCTGCCGCGCCGCCGGAAGCAGGCCGAAGGAGATGTTCGACAGGCCGACGGTCGTGTGGCAGCCGGGCAGTTCCTCGCTGATGCGTCGGGTTCCTTCGATCGTCTCCAGCGCGTTGCGGCGGTCCTCTTCGAGGCCCGTGCTGATGGGAAGGACGAGCGGATCGAACATCAGGTCGCCGTCACGCAGGCCGTACTTCTCGACGGCCAGATCGCGGATGCGCTTGGCGATGGAGATCTTCCGCTCCTCCGTACGGCCCATCGCGTTTTCGGGGTCCTCGTCGATCGTGCCGCAGACGAGCAGCGCGCCGTACTTCCGGGCGAGCTCGCACATCTGGCCGAACTTCTCTTCACCCTCTTCGAGGTTCGTCGAGTTGAGCGCACAGCGACCGCCCGCCAGCTTCAGACCGGCTTCGAGCACCTTCGGGTCGGTCGAGTCGAGCATCAGCGGCACGCCGACCTGCTGGACATAGCGACGCACGACTTCGTGCATGTCCCGCACGCCGTCACGCCCGACGAAGTCAACGCAGACGTCGAGGATCATCGAGCCGCCGCGAACCTCGTCGCGGGCCATGCTGACCAGGCCGTCCCAGTCTTCTTCCTGCAGGAGCCGCTTGAACTGACGGCTGCCGTTGGTGTTCGTGCGTTCGCCGACGATGAGGTACGAGTTGTCCTGGCGGACGTCGACGGTCTGCGTGAGGCTCGTCAGGCGATCTCGGCGGACGACGTCCTTGCGCAGGGAACGTCGAATGGCTTGGGTCTGTTGGGCAGTGGCAGTCATAAGGAAACACGCGTTCCTTCGCGTGGCAACAGCTTACGACACTGCACCACGAAGCGCTCTGACGAAACCTGTGACGCTTTGGGCGGCTTGGGCGTGTGGCTCGGCCGTATTCGCGGCGACCTGCTTCTACTCCTTAAGCTGCTCCCGTGGACGCCGGCTGGTACCTGCTCACGGACGTGCTGATCCTGCTGGCGGCGGCGCTGGTGTGCGGCACGATCGCCGAGCGGTTCAAACAGTCGTCGATCATCGGCTACCTCTTCGCCGGGGCCGTCGTCGGACCTGGCGCGCTCGGCTGGGTCGGCACGCACGGTGACGAGGCGGCGCAGGGCGGCGTGAACGTCATCGCCGAACTGGGCGTCTCGCTGCTGCTCTTTACCATCGGTCTGGAGTTCAGCTTCCGACGGCTGCGGAAGCTCGGTGCCGCCGCACTGGGCGGCGGGACGCTGCAGCTCACCCTCACGACGGCCGCGGCGTGGCCGGTGGCGATGTTGGTCGGTCTCAGCCCGGCAGCCGCGTTCGCGGTCGCGCTGATGGTCGGCCTGTCGAGCACGGCCTGCGTGCTCGCGCTCCTGCAGGCCAACGCCGCCGGTGAGTCACCCCACGGCCGGATGGCGACTGGCATGCTGCTTCTGCAGGACGTGGCGGTCCTGCCGGTCACGCTGCTCGTGACGGCACTCGCCGCTGGCGGAACGGCCGGGCAGATGCTGGCCGAGCTGGGGCAGGCGTTGTTGTTCTCGGTGCTGCTGGTCGTCGTCTTCCTGCTGCTGTTCAACGTCGCCGCGCCGCGTTTGCTGAACCTGAAGCAGTGGGCACGCAACCGCGAGTTCCCGATCCTCCTCGCGATCGTCATGGCGCTCGGCAGCGCGGCGCTCGCACACGAGGCCGGCATCAGCCCGGCGATCGGCGCGTTCCTCGCCGGCGTGTTGCTCGCAGAAAGCCCGTTCGACGTCCAGGTCCGGGCCGACGTCGCGTCGCTGCGGACGGTGCTCGTGACGCTCTTCTTCGCCAGCATCGGCATGCTCGCCGATCCGGTCTGGGCCGTTGCGAACTGGCATCTCGTGATCGGGGCGACGGCCGCGGTGCTGGTCGGCAAGGCTGCCATCGTGCTGGGTGTCCTGTCGCTGCCGATCAAGGGCATCAAGCAGTCGGCCGGCGTCGCGCTGGCTGCGGGGCTCTGCCTCGCACAGGTCGGCGAGTTCAGCTTCGTCCTGGCCAAGATTGCCGTCGGTGATCGCCTCGGCAACCCGGACGGCAACGGCCTGATCTCCGGCGACACGTTCCGCCTCATCGTCAGCGTGACGATCGTCACGCTGCTCGTCACGCCCTACCTCGTCCAGGCGGCACCGAAGGTCGCGGCCAAGATGAACCGCCGCTTCTGGCCCAAGGGCGTCGCTTTCGAGCCGGCTGAGACGGGTCCTGAGAAACTCGCCGTCATCAGCGGTGATCGCCTCCTCCTCGTCGGCTTCGGCCCGGCCGGTCAGCAAGTCGCCGCCGAACTGACCAGCGCCTTCGACGGTCGCGGGGACGTCATCGATCTCAACCCACGCGTCGCCGGACTCGCCGCCGAGTACGGCATGAAGGGCCACGTCGGCGACGCCACCAACGGCGAGGTGCTCGACCACGTCGGCCTGCGTCAAACTCAGCTCCTGATCGTCACGCTGCCCGACCCCGCTGCTGCACGCGAGGTGATCGCCCGTGCCCGCGCCGCCTGCCCGTCGCTCAACATCGTCGCCCGCAGCCGATACCACGTCACGCGCTGGGAGCTCATGCTCGCCGGGGCCGAAGTCGTCGTCGACGAGGAGGAGCACGTCGGCCGACAACTCGCCCACGAGGCTCTGAGCATCCTGGCGGTCGAGCCGGAAGTCGACGACGAGGACGACACCTGAGTCGGACGATGCTCGGCCGGACGGGGCTTCCGGCTCGTAGAGTCGGCCATGGCCACCCCATCGCACCGCGATGACCTGTTCATCCGTCTCACCGAGACGATGCGGTCGATCAAGTCCGCAGCGGGCGCGGTGCGTCAGGTCGCGACCAGCATCGTCGGCGGTGAGGTCGACCAGCTCGCCCGCCTCTACGGCCACGCCATCGACTATCGCGGCCCGGACCGCAATCCGGTCATCCTCATTCCGGGCATCCTCGGCTCGAAGCTCGAACAACGCGGCACCGGACGCAGCATCTGGGGCGCGTTCACCGGCGACTACGTCGACCCACGCGTCCCGGCAGACGCAAGGCTCGCGTCGCACCCGATGGAGCTCGGCACGCCGCTGTCGGCCATGGCGGACGACGTCGTGCCGGTAGGCGTGCTGGACAAGTTCAAGTTCGCTCTGGCGGGTCTGCCCGTCGCGACCAGTGCCTACGTCGACATCATCCGCACGCTGTCAGCCGGCGGATACAGCGAGGAGTCGTGCGGCCACATCGCTGACAACGAAGACGGCAGCTCCAGCATCGATCGCGAGCCCGGCCTGGCCAACGACGCGTTCCAGTTCGCCTGGGACTGGCGTCGCGACCTGAGCGAGTCGGCCGTCAAACTGCACGACTTCATCCAGCGGCGTCGCGATCACGTTCGTGCGTGCCGGGTCAAACGCGGCATCGACGACGGCGGCCCGATTCGGTTCGACCTCGTGGCCCACTCGATGGGCGGCATGCTGGCTCGCTACTACCTGATGTACGGGCCGGACCGCGTCCCGGACGACGGGCCGCTCCCGCCGCCGAGCTGGAAGGGCCTCGAAGAGATCGGCCGACTCGTCATCGTCGGTACGCCATCATCCGGCAGCGTGCACAGCCTCGAAGAGCTCGTCACCGGCAAGAACGTCAGCCCGACGCTCCCGTTCTACGAGCCGGCTGTCCTGGGCACGATGCCAGGCATCTACCAACTGCTGCCGAGGCCGAAGCTCGCTCGCATCCTCGACGAAAAAGACCAGGGCGTCGATCTGTACGACGTCGAGGCCTGGGAGCGATTCGGCTGGAGCCTGCTGGACGAGGGTCAGGCGTCCGTCCTCGAATCGCTTCTGCCCGACGCCGATGCCAGCGAGCGGCGTCGCATCGCACGCGATCACCTGGCCAAGATCCTCCAGCGCGTCCGTCGCGTTCACGAGGCACTCGATCAGCACGTCGAGATGCCCCGCAACTCCGACGGCAGGCGTCCGTCGACTCACCTCATCGCCGGCGACCTGAAGGAGACCACCTGCGTCCTACGCGTCGACAGCGAAGGCAAACTCTCCTCCGGCGGCACCAGCCCGGGCGACGGCGTTGTCACGCGGGCCTCGGCCCTGGGCGACGAACGCATCGCCCTGCCCTTGGAGGACCGTCCGCTACGCCTGCAGTCGCCGGTGGCCTGGGACTCGGTCACCTTCCTCCCCGCCGACCACATGGGCCTGACGCGGCACCCGATCTTCGTCGACAATCTGCTGCACTTGCTGCTCGAAGCCCCCCGCGGCTGACCGTTCCAAATGCTTGACGCCACCGTCGACCGGCCTAGCCTGAAGACCCGCAGCTCGTGAACGCGAGCCCATGGGGCGATTAGCTCAGTTGGCTAGAGCGCATCCCCGACACGGATGAGGTCACAGGTTCGAGCCCTGTATCGCCCACTTTTCCCACGACGAGCGGGCACCAACATCACTGAGACCAAGCTGTGACCGCGGTGTGTTTTGTCACCGTCCGCAGTCAGCTGTGTTGATTCGGAGCAGTGAACGGCTCATGCGAGTTCGGTCAGCGAGGCGTCACGTCGTTCGTCGACGCCACAGGAGTCCGAGTGCGCAAAGCGACGCTCCGGCGAGGCCAGGCTCAGGCACGGTGGCGGCCCAGGCGTCCATCATCGCCAGGTCGGCCGCCGGGGCGGAGGAGCCGAAGTTGCTACGGAGAATGCCGAAGTCGGCCAGGTCGACGACGCCGTCCTTGTTGAAGTCGCCATCGAGGCGTGTGACGTTGCCGCTACTGCCGAAGCCGGCTCGCAGCAGGCCGAAGTCGGCGAGATCGACCGTGCCGTCGAAGTTGGCATCGCCGGCGATGGCGGAGTCGAGGGTCGTGATCGCCACGCCCTGGCGACCGTCGGCGAGGCTGTAGCTGTAGGCGACTTGGCCGAAGTCGTTGACGTCGCTGCCCGCGTTCGCACGGGCTCCACCCTCGAAGATGCCGAAGTCTGTGATCGTGCTGCCGTCGAAGGCGTCGCCTTTGCGGGCGATGCTCGTCAGGCCCAGCGCGTCGTCGTAGAAGAACAGGCCCCGCTCGTCGAAAGGGATGCCGCCGTCCTGGAGGTCGATGTCGGCGAGGAAGACGAGCTGGCCGAGGTTGTTAGACGCCGGTTCGAACAAGTCTACTAGCACGCCTCTGAACATGCCGTCGCTGGTCGGGGCGGCCTGTCCCTCGCGAGCGATGCTCACTAGCGAACCAACGGCCCCGTCGCCGCGGTAGATGCCGCGGTTGTCGCTGATCCCACCACTCGTGCCGGTGAGGGAGGCGACGAACGCCGCCTGCCCCGCGTCGTTCAGGACCGGGCTTAAGAAGCCTGAGAAGCTGCCGTTGCCGTCGGGGGCACCCTGCCCCGCGCGGGCGATGGTCACCAGCGAGCCTGCCATCCCGTCGCCGCGGTAGAGGCCGCTGCTGTCGCTTCCCCCGCCGCTCGTGCCGGTGAGGAAGGCGCGGAACGCCGTCTGCCCCGCGTCGTTGAGGGCGATGGTGTCGAAGCTCGAGAAGCTGCCATTGCCCTCGGGCACGGCCTGTCCCTCGCGGGCGATGTTCACCAGCGAGCCGGCGCTCTCGTCGCCGCGGTAGACGCCGCTGTTGTCGCTCGACCCTCCGCTTGTGCCTGTGAGGTCAGCGCGGAACGCCGCCTGCCCAGCGTCGTTGAGGGCGATGCGCGATGAGAAGAAGCCCGAGAAGCTACCGTTACCCTCGGGCGCGGCCTGCCCAGCGCGAGCGATGTTCACCAGAGAGCCGGCGGTCCCGTTGCCGCGGTAGATGCCGCTATTGTCGCTGTTCCCGCCGCTTGTGCCTTTGAGCGAGGCGCGGAACGCCGTTTGCCCCGCGTCGTTGAGAGTGACGCCAGAATAGAAGAGGCCCGAGAAGCTGCCGTTGCCGTCGGGGGCGGCCTGCCCCTCGCGGGCGATGTTCACCAGCGAACTGGCGGTTCCGTCACCGCGGTAGATGCCGCTGCTGTCGCTGTTCCCACCGGTCGTGCCGGTCAGGTCGGCGTTGAACGCCGTCTGCCCCGCGTCATTGAGGGTGAGGCCAGAAAAGGAGAAGCCCGAGAAGCTGCCGTTGCCGTCGGGGGCGGCCTGTCCAGCTCGGGCGATGTTCACCAGCGAACCGGCAGTTCCGTCACCGCGGTAAATGCCGCTGTTGTCACTGTTGCCACCGGTCGTCCCGGTGAGGTCAGCGCGGAACGCCGTCTGCCCGGCGTCGTTGAGGGTGAGGTCAAAAAAAGAGAAGTTCGAGAAGACGCCGTTGCCCTCAGGCGCGGCGGTGATGGTGTCGGAGACGACGGTGGTCACTCCGGTCGCGGCCGGCCCGTTGAGCGTCGCGGCCCACGCCGGCAACGCGTGGACGATCGGCAACACGGCAGCCGCAAGCCACGCGGAGAATCGGCGATTCATTTGGTTGGTCACGAAGTCCCGTGCAGGTCGAATGGTGCAGTCTCTCCCGCACTGCCCCACGGCATGCGGCGCTCAACGTACCGGATCGGCCGTCGCCGGCAAGCGGAATTGGCGCGTCGCGAGGGTTGGTGGCGCGGTTCGCGGTGGAACAAATGTGGTGGCGGACGCCGGCGTTTGGGAGATGTCGAGACGTCCCCTTCTCAGTCACCAATGGGTTAGTGTACCCGTCCATGTCGATGCCATCGCCCGGGAACGAACGGCTGCAGCTTCGCCGTCGTCAGATTCATCTGGACTTTCACACCAG carries:
- a CDS encoding dihydropteroate synthase → MTATAQQTQAIRRSLRKDVVRRDRLTSLTQTVDVRQDNSYLIVGERTNTNGSRQFKRLLQEEDWDGLVSMARDEVRGGSMILDVCVDFVGRDGVRDMHEVVRRYVQQVGVPLMLDSTDPKVLEAGLKLAGGRCALNSTNLEEGEEKFGQMCELARKYGALLVCGTIDEDPENAMGRTEERKISIAKRIRDLAVEKYGLRDGDLMFDPLVLPISTGLEEDRRNALETIEGTRRISEELPGCHTTVGLSNISFGLLPAARQVLNSVFLSELRDAGLTSAIVHASKILPKTKIDDERWDAALDLIYDRRTEDFDPLTAFVELFPDGEAAQGDEIEDENLTLEQKLEKHIIDGEKRNLTDRLDEAMGNDIKPLAIINDILLKGMKVVGDLFGRGEMQLPFVLQSAETMKAAVAHLEPHMDKVDGESSKGVLVLATVKGDVHDIGKNLVDILLTNNGYTVHNIGIKKTINEILDAYHEHKADAIGMSGLLVKSVAAMKDNLAEMNDRKVAPPVLLGGAALTREYVEEDLTALYEGPVLYCKDAFAGLRVMDYVGEGNVSVIVDEQADSAKKRRELKAGAVKPKSSAAADIPEIAKDNPVPHPPFWGSRVVTDVPLTNIFGYINEIALFNGQWGFKKKGMSNEAFAASLADAARPTFERLKQQALSGGLLDPKVTYGYFPVQSDGDDLIVYDPKDFAEYDAAHRDEGKVKPDAPLPSAREICRFTLPRQDGRRNLCISDFFRSVESKEFDVLGLQLVTMGQPISDVAEKERAADKYQEYLYLHGFGVECAEALAEMWHKRMRSELGFASDDATETRKLFQQKYRGSRYSFGYPACPNLEDRTKVLELLQPDVIDVHLTEEFMLDPEQSTDALVVHHPQAKYFDV
- a CDS encoding cation:proton antiporter, which translates into the protein MDAGWYLLTDVLILLAAALVCGTIAERFKQSSIIGYLFAGAVVGPGALGWVGTHGDEAAQGGVNVIAELGVSLLLFTIGLEFSFRRLRKLGAAALGGGTLQLTLTTAAAWPVAMLVGLSPAAAFAVALMVGLSSTACVLALLQANAAGESPHGRMATGMLLLQDVAVLPVTLLVTALAAGGTAGQMLAELGQALLFSVLLVVVFLLLFNVAAPRLLNLKQWARNREFPILLAIVMALGSAALAHEAGISPAIGAFLAGVLLAESPFDVQVRADVASLRTVLVTLFFASIGMLADPVWAVANWHLVIGATAAVLVGKAAIVLGVLSLPIKGIKQSAGVALAAGLCLAQVGEFSFVLAKIAVGDRLGNPDGNGLISGDTFRLIVSVTIVTLLVTPYLVQAAPKVAAKMNRRFWPKGVAFEPAETGPEKLAVISGDRLLLVGFGPAGQQVAAELTSAFDGRGDVIDLNPRVAGLAAEYGMKGHVGDATNGEVLDHVGLRQTQLLIVTLPDPAAAREVIARARAACPSLNIVARSRYHVTRWELMLAGAEVVVDEEEHVGRQLAHEALSILAVEPEVDDEDDT
- a CDS encoding choice-of-anchor tandem repeat NxxGxxAF-containing protein, with translation MNRRFSAWLAAAVLPIVHALPAWAATLNGPAATGVTTVVSDTITAAPEGNGVFSNFSFFDLTLNDAGQTAFRADLTGTTGGNSDNSGIYRGDGTAGSLVNIARAGQAAPDGNGSFSGFSFSGLTLNDAGQTAFNADLTGTTGGNSDSSGIYRGDGTASSLVNIAREGQAAPDGNGSFSGLFYSGVTLNDAGQTAFRASLKGTSGGNSDNSGIYRGNGTAGSLVNIARAGQAAPEGNGSFSGFFSSRIALNDAGQAAFRADLTGTSGGSSDNSGVYRGDESAGSLVNIAREGQAVPEGNGSFSSFDTIALNDAGQTAFRAFLTGTSGGGSDSSGLYRGDGMAGSLVTIARAGQGAPDGNGSFSGFLSPVLNDAGQAAFVASLTGTSGGISDNRGIYRGDGAVGSLVSIAREGQAAPTSDGMFRGVLVDLFEPASNNLGQLVFLADIDLQDGGIPFDERGLFFYDDALGLTSIARKGDAFDGSTITDFGIFEGGARANAGSDVNDFGQVAYSYSLADGRQGVAITTLDSAIAGDANFDGTVDLADFGLLRAGFGSSGNVTRLDGDFNKDGVVDLADFGILRSNFGSSAPAADLAMMDAWAATVPEPGLAGASLCALGLLWRRRTT